A window of the Syntrophothermus lipocalidus DSM 12680 genome harbors these coding sequences:
- a CDS encoding TIGR01212 family radical SAM protein (This family includes YhcC from E. coli K-12, an uncharacterized radical SAM protein.), translated as MPDLPYRAYSEHLKARFGQKVYKLPVNLAGSCPNRDGNLGWGGCIYCGEEGSGFECLPNWIGVKEQLERNKAYIGRNYGSRKFIAYFQAFTNTYLPLETFAQNIEAAVGDPDIIGLSISTRPDCISDDYLDRLAEITRGRELAVDIELGLQTVNYRTLAKINRGHTLAEFIDAVLRVKQRDFAVCAHLILNLPGDEEIDVVENAKVLSALGVQYVKLHALYILKGTVLGEMYERGEVQIISLDEYVERVIAFLEYLHPDVVIQRLIGRAPAKNTLFCNWGVSWWKIRDMIIERMKSRQSFQGCRCDYLNGKALRKFRGQL; from the coding sequence ATGCCGGATTTGCCCTATAGAGCGTATTCCGAGCACTTGAAAGCCAGATTTGGCCAAAAGGTGTACAAGCTACCCGTTAACCTGGCGGGAAGCTGTCCTAACCGGGACGGGAACCTGGGATGGGGGGGCTGCATCTACTGCGGCGAGGAAGGGTCGGGCTTCGAGTGTTTGCCCAACTGGATAGGAGTAAAGGAACAGCTGGAACGTAACAAAGCATATATCGGGAGAAACTACGGGTCACGCAAGTTCATCGCCTATTTTCAAGCTTTTACCAACACCTATTTACCTTTAGAAACCTTTGCCCAGAACATCGAAGCGGCGGTTGGGGATCCGGATATAATCGGGCTTTCCATCTCCACGCGTCCCGACTGTATCAGTGACGATTATCTCGATCGGTTGGCAGAAATAACCCGAGGTCGGGAGTTAGCGGTGGACATAGAGCTGGGCCTGCAGACCGTCAACTACCGGACCCTGGCTAAAATTAACCGCGGCCACACCCTGGCCGAGTTTATCGACGCGGTCCTCCGGGTTAAGCAAAGGGATTTCGCGGTCTGTGCTCACCTCATCCTGAATCTGCCCGGTGACGAGGAAATAGATGTCGTCGAAAACGCTAAAGTGTTATCTGCACTTGGGGTGCAGTATGTAAAACTGCACGCCCTGTATATTCTCAAGGGCACCGTGTTGGGAGAGATGTACGAGCGGGGAGAGGTACAGATAATCTCCCTAGATGAGTACGTGGAACGAGTGATCGCTTTTCTCGAGTACCTCCATCCAGATGTGGTAATCCAGCGGCTGATCGGTAGGGCGCCTGCCAAGAATACATTATTTTGTAATTGGGGTGTAAGCTGGTGGAAAATAAGAGACATGATCATTGAGCGAATGAAAAGCCGCCAGAGCTTCCAGGGTTGCAGGTGCGATTACCTCAACGGGAAGGCCCTGCGCAAGTTCCGGGGCCAGCTTTAA
- a CDS encoding phosphoribosylaminoimidazolesuccinocarboxamide synthase: MRLVYEGKTKRVYELEDGRYLLYFKDDVTGEDGRIAPGSNFVLGTLKGKGQASLKLSRHFFDLLKKEGVPTHYIEADIEKNTMAVRKAKTFGRGLEVICRFKAYGSFIERYGDYVEEFQPLDGLVEITLKDDERGDPLINDEALVKLGLLTEEELVQVKEIARKVATIVRDDLASRGLDLVDIKFEFGKIGDEIAVIDDISGDNMRVFKNGQQVSACDLTDIVV, from the coding sequence ATGAGGTTGGTATACGAAGGGAAAACGAAGCGCGTTTACGAGTTAGAGGATGGGCGCTACCTGCTATATTTCAAAGACGATGTTACAGGTGAAGACGGGCGTATAGCCCCTGGGTCCAACTTTGTACTCGGAACCCTAAAGGGTAAAGGGCAAGCGTCATTAAAATTGTCCCGCCACTTTTTTGATTTGTTGAAGAAGGAAGGTGTTCCTACCCATTACATCGAAGCGGATATTGAAAAGAACACGATGGCTGTCAGAAAGGCCAAGACCTTTGGCCGGGGGCTGGAAGTTATTTGTCGGTTCAAGGCTTACGGGAGTTTTATTGAACGTTATGGAGACTATGTTGAGGAATTTCAACCTCTGGATGGCCTTGTCGAAATCACTCTCAAAGACGATGAACGCGGCGATCCATTAATCAACGATGAGGCGTTGGTCAAACTCGGGCTGCTCACAGAAGAGGAACTAGTTCAGGTCAAGGAGATCGCTCGGAAGGTAGCGACGATAGTAAGGGATGATTTGGCCTCTCGCGGATTAGACCTGGTTGACATTAAATTTGAATTCGGGAAAATAGGCGATGAAATCGCGGTTATAGATGACATATCGGGGGACAACATGCGGGTCTTCAAAAACGGTCAGCAGGTTAGTGCTTGCGACCTAACGGATATTGTTGTGTGA
- a CDS encoding TIGR00341 family protein has translation MGGRALFRVLKARLDIVRSRMKEKRGAICNNIAELSVPGRRYYIMAALSAIIATFGLLSNSSAVVIGAMLVAPLMGPIFGIALGISTGDNTLLRKAVVAELAGAALVVGLAGLFGMIPLRPDFANEILARTHPTTYDIVIALASGLAGAYAILDEKMSAALPGVAMATALVPPLATLGLCLAAGQWQLASGAFLLFLANLVAIEFAATVVFSAAGVAELSIVQNERIPGLIKRFGLSVVILTIMTVFMTQTLVQAIGEQTFGKQLRTALNQQLAQMAGARLSDVLYEKTADELKVVAVVLTPQEFSPERVGLMEKRLEKDLDLHCELIIRSLISKDADQNGPVFISEEELLRRKQVARENEYMNRLSKALSEELNVIPGVQLVDILRNGEGENQIITATVRAPDPITPRQVRELEDKLKPLLSTNARLLVRSVITKEADDERFLYEKTEEAQLLEGPDVELLQKLEEVLTAELEKNVKGAVLNEVQFRRDEEGLFVFAVTRTPFTISPRTVKKIERRLQTDVEPDLRLIVRSIVAGDVSADDYVVFDEKVLNNAKDREE, from the coding sequence TTGGGGGGAAGAGCTCTGTTCAGGGTACTTAAGGCAAGGTTAGACATTGTTCGTTCGCGGATGAAAGAAAAAAGAGGCGCAATATGCAACAACATAGCAGAACTTTCTGTCCCAGGCCGGAGATACTACATAATGGCTGCTCTTTCCGCCATTATAGCAACATTCGGTCTTTTATCGAACAGCTCAGCAGTTGTCATAGGGGCGATGTTGGTAGCGCCTCTCATGGGGCCGATTTTTGGAATTGCTCTGGGAATATCGACAGGAGACAACACCTTGCTACGAAAGGCGGTAGTAGCTGAGTTAGCTGGCGCAGCGCTGGTCGTTGGTTTAGCCGGTCTTTTCGGTATGATACCGCTTCGCCCCGATTTTGCAAACGAAATACTTGCAAGAACGCATCCTACAACTTATGATATCGTCATTGCCCTGGCTTCGGGTTTGGCAGGGGCCTATGCCATTCTCGATGAGAAAATGAGCGCGGCTTTGCCAGGTGTCGCCATGGCTACAGCTTTGGTGCCCCCGCTTGCGACTTTAGGATTGTGTCTGGCGGCTGGTCAATGGCAGCTGGCTTCAGGAGCGTTTCTTTTATTTTTGGCCAATTTGGTTGCCATTGAATTCGCGGCCACAGTCGTTTTCAGCGCTGCTGGGGTAGCCGAGCTTTCCATAGTCCAAAATGAAAGAATTCCAGGGTTAATAAAGCGCTTTGGACTAAGTGTTGTGATATTGACAATAATGACCGTTTTTATGACCCAGACCCTGGTACAGGCCATTGGTGAGCAGACGTTTGGCAAACAGTTGAGAACGGCTTTGAATCAGCAACTGGCTCAAATGGCAGGAGCTCGTCTTTCTGATGTGCTGTATGAGAAGACTGCAGACGAGCTAAAGGTTGTAGCTGTTGTGCTTACACCTCAGGAGTTTTCACCTGAGCGAGTCGGGTTGATGGAGAAGCGGCTGGAAAAGGACCTAGACCTGCACTGCGAGTTGATTATTCGTTCGTTGATTTCGAAGGACGCCGACCAAAACGGACCTGTTTTTATTAGTGAGGAAGAACTACTTCGGCGGAAGCAGGTTGCCCGGGAAAACGAATACATGAACCGGCTCTCTAAAGCGTTGTCGGAAGAGTTAAATGTCATACCTGGGGTGCAGTTGGTCGATATTCTAAGAAACGGCGAGGGTGAGAACCAAATAATTACGGCCACGGTAAGGGCTCCTGATCCAATTACTCCGAGACAGGTTCGCGAGCTAGAGGACAAACTTAAACCGCTATTATCAACCAATGCACGGCTGCTTGTGCGTTCAGTCATCACAAAGGAGGCAGATGATGAGCGCTTTCTCTACGAAAAGACGGAGGAAGCTCAACTTTTAGAGGGACCGGATGTGGAATTGCTCCAGAAGTTAGAAGAGGTCTTAACTGCAGAGTTAGAGAAAAATGTTAAAGGGGCTGTCCTAAACGAAGTGCAGTTTAGACGGGACGAAGAGGGGTTGTTCGTATTTGCTGTAACCCGAACTCCCTTTACCATTTCGCCCAGAACGGTAAAGAAAATCGAAAGGAGACTTCAAACCGATGTTGAGCCTGACTTGAGGCTGATAGTGAGGTCAATAGTGGCGGGCGACGTTTCGGCGGACGATTATGTTGTTTTCGACGAAAAGGTTCTTAATAATGCCAAAGATAGGGAAGAATAG
- a CDS encoding LysE family transporter — MKAIGLIGIVTTAFVVGLSGAMTPGPLTLVTMVRATRNGVKAGMKVCLGHGLVEALLVLALGLGAGAVLARSSLAGAVAAIGAVVLGVMGFFLIRDARTASLDEMTALMAEERNELGPVVAGIGATVGNPYWIMWWATVGVSYIVLASRFGSLGLALFFGGHYLADIITLGIVSAVMAQGRRWLSGEWYRRLLLIFGVFLWGMAAYFLYSAWQFWY, encoded by the coding sequence ATGAAGGCAATCGGTTTAATAGGTATAGTCACAACCGCGTTTGTGGTAGGGTTGTCAGGGGCTATGACTCCGGGTCCTTTGACTCTGGTAACCATGGTTCGGGCGACCCGTAATGGGGTCAAAGCAGGGATGAAGGTTTGTCTCGGGCACGGGCTGGTAGAGGCATTGCTGGTACTGGCTTTGGGGCTGGGGGCAGGAGCCGTCTTAGCACGATCGAGCCTGGCGGGTGCGGTAGCGGCTATAGGAGCGGTTGTGCTTGGAGTCATGGGCTTTTTCCTGATCAGGGATGCAAGGACAGCGAGTTTAGATGAAATGACGGCACTTATGGCTGAAGAACGGAACGAGTTAGGCCCGGTGGTGGCAGGAATAGGGGCCACGGTCGGTAATCCCTACTGGATTATGTGGTGGGCTACCGTCGGCGTGAGTTATATAGTTTTGGCCAGCAGATTTGGCTCCCTAGGGCTTGCTCTTTTTTTCGGTGGGCACTATCTGGCCGACATCATAACTTTGGGAATCGTCTCGGCGGTGATGGCCCAGGGGCGGCGATGGTTGAGCGGGGAATGGTACCGACGGTTGCTGTTGATTTTTGGGGTTTTCTTATGGGGAATGGCTGCGTATTTCCTGTACAGTGCTTGGCAGTTTTGGTATTAG
- the meaB gene encoding methylmalonyl Co-A mutase-associated GTPase MeaB encodes MEEVKRILEGDVRMASRLIRNLEDNIPGAKETVKKVFPYTGKAHVVGITGSPGAGKSTLTDGIIASVRRKGKTVGVLAVDPTSPFTGGAILGDRCRMQRHAEDPGVFVRSLASRGAMGGLSKAIGDSIHVLDAMGKDMIIVETVGAGQQEVDIINHAHTVIVVLVPGMGDAIQAIKAGIMEIADIFVINKADREGAGKLYAEVNMMLDMSPSFPGGWRPPVIMTKNIYDPHQFAQDVEVLAEKIEEHYKMLIENNILGERQRRKALYELNEALRGYILEPILDELVRTGEFSQMVEQLVAKEADPYTLAEEVARRYMNGKVSVC; translated from the coding sequence ATGGAAGAGGTAAAGAGAATTCTCGAAGGCGATGTCCGCATGGCATCCCGGCTTATCAGAAACCTTGAGGACAATATACCAGGGGCCAAGGAGACGGTAAAGAAGGTATTTCCATACACGGGGAAGGCCCACGTGGTAGGGATTACCGGTTCTCCGGGGGCAGGCAAGAGCACGCTGACCGACGGTATCATAGCTTCGGTGCGGAGGAAAGGGAAGACGGTAGGGGTTCTGGCAGTAGACCCGACCAGTCCTTTTACCGGAGGGGCGATTCTGGGGGACAGGTGCCGGATGCAGCGGCACGCCGAGGACCCGGGGGTATTTGTGAGGAGTTTAGCATCGCGGGGAGCGATGGGGGGATTGTCGAAGGCGATAGGGGACAGTATACACGTACTGGATGCGATGGGAAAAGACATGATAATAGTCGAGACAGTAGGAGCGGGGCAGCAGGAAGTAGACATCATCAACCACGCTCACACCGTGATAGTGGTGCTGGTACCGGGGATGGGGGATGCGATACAGGCGATAAAGGCGGGGATAATGGAGATAGCGGACATATTTGTGATAAACAAGGCGGACCGGGAGGGAGCCGGGAAGCTGTATGCTGAAGTGAACATGATGCTAGACATGTCGCCGTCGTTTCCGGGAGGCTGGAGGCCGCCGGTTATAATGACCAAGAACATTTACGACCCGCATCAATTTGCCCAGGACGTAGAGGTACTGGCGGAGAAGATAGAGGAACACTACAAGATGCTGATAGAGAACAACATTTTAGGTGAGCGGCAGAGAAGGAAGGCCTTATACGAGCTTAACGAGGCATTGAGGGGTTATATACTGGAGCCGATATTAGACGAGCTGGTAAGGACGGGAGAATTCAGCCAGATGGTAGAACAGCTGGTAGCTAAAGAAGCTGACCCGTATACTTTGGCTGAGGAGGTTGCCCGACGGTATATGAACGGGAAGGTCAGTGTTTGTTAA